The Candidatus Neomarinimicrobiota bacterium genome includes the window CAATTTGGACTTCAGGAATTTGAGGTAAATTTAGTGGCATTTGCTTATACCTAATGCCATTTCTCCCCTCAAGTTTCCAGATTATATAACTACTTTCTGCATCACCAGGCTTAACTCTTAACATTTTAGGTAACTCTTTGCTCTGAACATTTACTAAGTTTCCGTAAGCTTGTCCCTGCTCTAAATTGAGATTTTTTTTAGGACGCGGCATTTTATGGCATTTGACAGCACATACTGCATTGAATATGTTCTCCTGAATACTTTCAAGTGTAGAATCAAGGGAAACCGGAACAATATTGAGTGAAAGTGAGTCCACAGGATCGCCAAATTCGTTCAACCCGATTCCATCTCCCGAGCAGCGAATTGCTGCTACAACGAAGCCTGTAACTACCAGTATTTTGGCTGACTTCTTAAACTTATTCATTCTGAATCCTGGCTTTCAAATCCTCTGGATTTGAATAAAATAGCCATCTGAACAATCCATTTGCCCTTTGGAACGATTCGATGTATTGTGACAGCGCCCATTCATTTCTTATGGAGATATTATAGAGATCCGCTTCAGAAAGGTCTTCAATTTCATCATTCGATGGGAGTTTCCTAATGAACCTGTCCATCAGCTCAATTTCGTGCTGTGATAGATATTCACCATCGTTCAATTCGATTTCCATAAAATCATCTTTCGTTAGAAGAAAGAGCCCCTCATATGACGGCATCGGTGTGCCTGAAATTCCCGTGAGGAGCGAATTTCTTATATCTGCGGCGCTATAACCTGCCCTATACTTGTGTTTGTCTTTAAGATCTATTGGAGTGATCTTGCGATCTTTGTAATCTTTTAGAGTATTTGCCGAGGGACCCTTCCCACTCCCACTTAGTCCATGGCATGACCAACACTCCAATATCAAGAAGAGAGCTTCACCATCCGCTTTATCACTCTCAGGTAATTCAGGAAATTTACTTGAGGAAACAAGCACACCTGTTTGCCATTCTATCTCCTTACTGACTAATGTTTTTAGATAAGAGATGACATAAAGAATTTGATCGTCAGATAATTGTCGCTCCCATCCGGGCATCCATGTACCCGGCAATCCCCATTTAATTACTTTCACAAGGTCTTCATTCGTCGGCATCAATCCCGAAGAAGTAGATCGAAATTTATATACTCCGGTAGTAAAATCCCTCGGTGGGGGAAAAAGGGCTGCTGCTCCCGGACCATCACCCTTCCCTGTGCGTCCATGGCAGGATGAACAATGATGCCGAAAGATAGCAGCGCCTATCTCCCCATAGCCAATCGGCAATTGCTGGGTAAAAGCCGACTGGCTGTACAGCACACATAAAATGGTGAGAATCAGCCAGCCGGCATTGTTGCAGAATACTTTATTTACGCAGATCAAAGTATTGCTTTAATCCCATTTTCATAATCACAAGCCCTACTTTCTTATTCAGAAACGAATTGATGATCGTCTCCATTACCGGTATTCCTTGCCCGCCTGACTTCAACCAACCAGCTTGACCCGTTGTGCTTCCCGTAAGCAACGACATCACTACCACTTCCTGCAGGATATCTCAGAAAAACACCCGGGATTGTCGCTGCATCAGAAAAAGAAGCGCTTGTGTCAAACGGAACCATATCCCAGACGAAGGAGGGATATCCTGCGCTGGCATCCGGATCTTTCGCATGCATATAAAGCGGAAATCCGTCAGACTGAATCTTATTTTCCACATACGTATCCAATCCCTGATCACCCTTTCTACCGCTGAATGATTTGGGTTTATCCGCGCTGACATCGAAGGCTGCCACGTCCTGATAGATCAAATGCTTATCATGAATATAGCCTACCGGATTTGACCGTGTTGCCTTCCACTGCCATGTATCGACAAGTTGTCCGGCTACTTCAGTAAACATATAACCCTTTCCATTTTCCGAATTTTCATCGTAATGGCAGAATGCCTCACACCCGTTACCATCTGCGAAATCTGTGCCCGAGTATCCCGTAATTGGAAACATGAAATAAAATCTATCCTCGTTACCCGATTTACTCCAGCTATCACTCGAAGCACTATAAGCCAACTTATCCTTTTCGTCGCTTTCATCAGCATCAGACCATGAAAGCTTAAAGTAGAGATATGTATCGTCATACATTGAACTGACATTTACAGAAGTAACACCAGCAGGACTGATTCCATCATACTTCAAAAAATCCTCCATTCGATCAAGTGTGATTGTAGTTCCGCTTCCTGACCATTCTCCTGATGCCGCACTTCCGTCGATCTCCGGTGGGGTTTCTGTTTTTACAGAAACAATTTGCGGTATAGTTGAAAATACGCCTGTATTCACCGTATCAAAAGAAAGGTAATTCACAAATGAACCGAATTGCATATCTCCCGCATTATTGTTTACAGCGAGGCTAAAATAAGTGCCGACCGGCGGAAGCTCAGTCAGATCTACTCCGTCGACGCCGTCCACACCATCCAGACCTGCAACTCCTGCCGGACCCTCCGGACCTTCACAGCTGTAAAATAGACATAGAGCTACTCCTGTTATGCCTATCATGGATAATTTTTTAACAAACATAATCTTCACCCCTTTTTTGTTTAGTCGATTTGATTTATACATACAATCAATCACTATCACTAAGGGCAAAACATATGCCAGAAAGCACCGATTTTAGCTGTTGCGGCTGGAAGATTAACGCGGGTTAAGTTTTAGTGAGGCAACATAAGCCGGATATCCGGATTTCATTCGAATCACTACTTCAATTTATTGTTTGATTATTGGACACTAAATAGCGGTAATTTACTATTACCAACGGTTGGATGGATTCTGTCCAATTTATGGAATTTAGTATATTATAAAGGCTCTATCTGAACCGGTCTAATTTTACTTTATATCGATTTAGCTTTGAATAGAGCGTACTTCTTTGAATACCGAGAATTTCTGCGGCTCTTGAGGTATTTCCTTTGACCTCTTTTAATACTCTGCATAAATAATCTTTTTCGTGGTCCGCTAAGCGAACTAAGTCTTTGTCCTGCCGTCTGTCGGTGAT containing:
- a CDS encoding c-type cytochrome, whose amino-acid sequence is MICVNKVFCNNAGWLILTILCVLYSQSAFTQQLPIGYGEIGAAIFRHHCSSCHGRTGKGDGPGAAALFPPPRDFTTGVYKFRSTSSGLMPTNEDLVKVIKWGLPGTWMPGWERQLSDDQILYVISYLKTLVSKEIEWQTGVLVSSSKFPELPESDKADGEALFLILECWSCHGLSGSGKGPSANTLKDYKDRKITPIDLKDKHKYRAGYSAADIRNSLLTGISGTPMPSYEGLFLLTKDDFMEIELNDGEYLSQHEIELMDRFIRKLPSNDEIEDLSEADLYNISIRNEWALSQYIESFQRANGLFRWLFYSNPEDLKARIQNE